Proteins from one Mesoplodon densirostris isolate mMesDen1 chromosome 1, mMesDen1 primary haplotype, whole genome shotgun sequence genomic window:
- the LOC132492389 gene encoding LOW QUALITY PROTEIN: lathosterol oxidase-like (The sequence of the model RefSeq protein was modified relative to this genomic sequence to represent the inferred CDS: substituted 2 bases at 2 genomic stop codons), whose amino-acid sequence MDLVLKAADYYFFTPYIYPATWPEDSIFRQAVSFLIITNLGAYILYFLCATLSYYFVYDHSLMKHPQFLKNQVYREIMHSVQSMPWISIPTVSVFLLEVRGYSKLYDTMEEFPYGWFXFIASVLSFLFFTNMLIYWIHRDLHHRLVYXRLHKPHRIWKIPTPFASHAFHPLDGFLQGLPYHIHPFIFPLHKVVYLGLYILVNIWTISIHDGDFHVPHIFRPFINGSAHHTDHHMLFDYNYGQYFTLWDRIGGLFKNPSSFEGNRPLNYVKKMTEEKRNSHAVSGCKNEKLFNGEFTKIE is encoded by the coding sequence ATGGATCTTGTACTCAAGGCtgcagattattatttttttacaccaTACATATATCCAGCCACATGGCCAGAGGACAGCATCTTCCGACAAGCTGTCAGTTTCCTGATTATAACAAATCTCGGTGCTTATATCCTTTATTTCTTATGCGCAACACTGAGTTATTACTTTGTCTATGATCATTCATTAATGAAACacccacaatttttaaagaaccaaGTCTATCGAGAGATTATGCATTCTGTCCAGTCAATGCCATGGATAAGCATCCCCACGGTCTCAGTGTTCCTGCTAGAGGTGAGAGGTTACAGCAAACTATATGACACCATGGAGGAGTTTCCATATGGCTGGTTTTGATTCATTGCTAGTgtactgtcttttctctttttcactaaCATGCTGATCTACTGGATTCACAGAGACCTTCATCATAGACTTGTATATTAGCGCTTACACAAACCTCATCGTATCTGGAAGATTCCAACTCCATTTGCAAGTCATGCTTTTCATCCTCTGGATGGCTTCCTTCAGGGTCTACCTTACCACATACACCCATTTATCTTCCCATTACACAAGGTAGTTTATTTAGGTTTGTACATCTTGGTCAATATCTGGACAATTTCTATTCATGATGGTGATTTTCATGTTCCCCATATCTTCAGGCCATTTATTAATGGCTCAGCTCATCATACAGACCACCACATGCTCTTTGACTATAACTATGGACAGTATTTCACATTGTGGGATAGAATTGGAGGCTTATTCAAAAATCCCTCCTCCTTTGAAGGGAACAGACCACTTAATTATGTGAAGAAGATGACAGAAGAAAAGCGCAACAGCCATGCGGTAAGTggttgtaaaaatgaaaaattattcaatGGAGAGTTTACAAAGATTGAGTAG